A region of Leifsonia xyli DNA encodes the following proteins:
- a CDS encoding ABC transporter permease encodes MVRQLVPWLYLAIPLAFLIVFTYAPVGNMFWYSVTSWDGLEPDKPFVGLQNYVTIFTNPVYFNVFFVSIYYLLGAAVQLLLALYFATILSFKLPLRNLFKGILFFPYLINGVAIAFIFLFFFQPGGTLDLTLQFLGLNGLTRQWLGDPAVVNWSLAGVSVWRYMGLNVVLFIGAIQSINPDLYEAAEIDGASSWHRFRYIILPSIKRIIGLTSILAISGSLAVFEIPYIMLGGANGTTTFVIQTVKTAFVNNKFGLASAMAVVLLLIVVIVTVVQRLLIKDDDVDLA; translated from the coding sequence CTGGTGCGTCAGCTGGTCCCGTGGCTCTACCTGGCGATCCCGCTCGCGTTCCTGATCGTGTTCACCTACGCCCCTGTGGGCAACATGTTCTGGTACAGCGTGACGTCCTGGGATGGCCTGGAGCCCGACAAGCCGTTCGTCGGACTCCAGAACTACGTGACGATTTTCACCAACCCGGTGTATTTCAACGTGTTCTTCGTCAGCATCTACTACCTCCTCGGGGCCGCCGTACAGCTGCTCTTGGCGCTCTACTTCGCTACGATCCTGAGCTTCAAGCTGCCGCTGCGGAATCTCTTCAAGGGCATCCTGTTCTTCCCCTATTTGATCAACGGGGTCGCGATTGCCTTCATCTTCCTGTTCTTCTTCCAGCCCGGCGGGACCCTCGACCTCACCCTGCAGTTCCTTGGTTTGAACGGGTTGACCCGCCAATGGTTGGGAGATCCCGCTGTGGTCAACTGGTCCCTTGCCGGGGTCTCGGTGTGGCGGTACATGGGATTGAACGTCGTCCTCTTCATCGGCGCGATCCAGTCGATCAATCCCGACCTCTACGAGGCGGCCGAGATCGATGGCGCCTCGTCCTGGCACCGGTTCCGCTACATCATCCTTCCCAGCATCAAACGCATCATCGGACTGACATCGATCCTCGCGATCTCGGGCAGCCTCGCCGTCTTTGAGATCCCGTACATCATGCTCGGGGGCGCGAACGGAACGACCACCTTCGTCATCCAGACGGTGAAGACGGCTTTCGTGAACAACAAGTTCGGGTTGGCGTCGGCCATGGCCGTCGTTCTCCTGCTGATCGTGGTGATCGTCACGGTCGTCCAGCGATTGCTGATCAAAGACGACGATGTGGACCTCGCATGA
- a CDS encoding sugar ABC transporter permease — MSRVLSRTLVYLSLIVAAIVVVLPLTTLLFASLKSSHEYAVTTAFTPPSNWFNLANYSLAFTQGGMLLGFFNTTFILLFSIVGTILLGTAAAYAIDRFQFRGKGLVLSLFLLAALVPGVTTQVATFQIVNALGLFDTRWAAIALFVGTDIIAIYIFLQFMASIPRSLDEAARLDGAGHFRIYLQVILPLLRPAIATVVIIKGIAIYNEFYIPFLYMPDPDLGVISTSLFRFTGPYGAHWEILSAGAIVVIVPTLVIFLILQRFIYRGLSAGAVK; from the coding sequence ATGAGCCGCGTCCTCTCCCGAACGCTGGTCTACCTGTCCCTGATCGTGGCGGCGATCGTGGTGGTATTGCCTCTGACCACCCTGTTGTTCGCCTCACTGAAGAGTTCGCACGAGTACGCAGTGACCACCGCGTTCACTCCTCCGTCGAACTGGTTCAACCTCGCCAACTATTCGCTTGCCTTCACCCAGGGCGGGATGCTGCTCGGCTTCTTCAACACGACCTTCATCCTGTTGTTCTCGATCGTCGGGACGATCCTTCTGGGAACGGCGGCCGCGTACGCGATCGACCGCTTCCAGTTCCGCGGCAAGGGCCTGGTGCTGTCCCTGTTCCTGCTCGCCGCGCTCGTGCCCGGCGTGACCACACAGGTCGCAACATTCCAGATCGTCAACGCGCTCGGATTGTTCGACACCCGCTGGGCGGCCATCGCTCTGTTCGTCGGCACTGACATCATCGCGATCTACATTTTTCTGCAGTTCATGGCTTCGATCCCGCGATCCTTGGATGAGGCGGCACGACTGGACGGCGCCGGTCACTTCCGGATCTATCTCCAGGTGATCCTCCCGCTGCTGCGGCCCGCGATCGCCACCGTGGTGATCATCAAGGGAATCGCGATCTACAACGAGTTCTATATCCCGTTCCTGTACATGCCGGATCCGGATCTGGGTGTCATCTCGACCTCGTTGTTCCGTTTCACCGGTCCTTATGGGGCCCACTGGGAGATCCTCTCGGCGGGAGCGATCGTCGTGATCGTCCCGACTCTGGTGATCTTCCTCATCCTCCAGCGGTTCATCTACCGCGGACTGTCGGCAGGAGCTGTCAAATGA